The stretch of DNA GACGCGGAGACGACCTCGTGCCCCTCGTCCTCCAGTATCGCCGAGAGCGTTTTGATGATGTTGCCTTCGTCGTCTATGATGAGTATCCGGGCCATGCGCCCTCCCTCAGGGTATCGGTAATTCGAATACGAACTCGGTGCCCGCGCCGGTCTTCGACCGGCAGGTCACTTTCCCCCGGTGCTCGAGGATGATCTTTTCCACTATCGTAAGACCCAGCCCGGTCCCGTGTGCCTTGGTCGAAAACGTGGGCTCGAATATCTTCTCCAGATCTCCCGGCTTAATACCCGGGCCGTCGTCGCGGACGCTCACAAACGCGCGCGCCCCCGCGGGACCGTCTTCGCGCCAGGTACGGATATACACGTTTCCGGTTCCGCCAAGCGCGTCAATCGAATTCTGCACGACATTGGTGAGCGCCTGCCGGATAAGCCCCTTGTCGAGAAGGAGCCGGGGAATCCCCTGGGCGAGGTCCAGGTGGAAACGGACCCCCTCGCTCCCGTGAAAGAAATTAATGCATGCCTCCACCGCGGGATTCAGGTCCTCGAGCACGGGATTGATTTCCGGGAGCCGGGCGAAGCGCGTGAATTCCGAGAGCATGTTCATGAGCACCTTCACTTCCTCGATGATGGTATCGGTCCCAGTCATAACGATGCTCCCGATCTCGGGATGATTTTCGGAATAGCGTTTCTGGATCCGTTCCGCCGAAAGGCGGATGGGCGTAAGCGGGTTCTTGATCTCGTGAACGAGCTTTCGGGCCATGTCGCGCCAAGCCTCGAGCTTCTGCGTGTGAAACATCACCGTGCGGCTCTCCTCCAGCTGCCGCACCATCTTGTTGAACGAATCGAAGAGCAGCGAAAGCTCGTCCTGCGAGTCCCTCCTGAGCTCAATGTCGAACCGCCCGGAGGCCACCGCGCGCGCGGCCTCCTCGAGCGCGAGCACGGGCCTGGTGATGTTGCGGGAGAGCACCAGGCTCACCCCTATCGACAATAAAATGATGACGATCGAAAGCACGAGGAGGAACACGCCCACGCCCGTTTCGAAATAGGGCTTCAGGTATTCGCTCTGCGCGTATCGGCCCACCGACTCCTCGAACAGCGATATCCGCGCATATACGTCGGCCGGAATCACGCAGGCGAGCGCGATGACATGCTGCCCCCGAACGAGCATGCCCAGCAACACCGATTGCGCCCCCACGGATATCGAATAGACCTTTCGCCCCTGATCGACGCGCACCGCGCGCAGGAGCTTCAGGACGGAGTCGGATATATCGGCATGTTTCATGGACCCGGTGTCCGACACGATGTTCCCAAGGTCGCCGGCCTCCAGGATTTTAAAGTACCCCACGTCATATCCCCTGATCGCGAACATCCCGTCGATCGCGTCCCTGGATCCCTGCGCGGCGGACGGGAGCATCCCCGCGGCCATCACATGCTCGAGGGTCGCGATCTCCGCCTGCATGTCCGCATTTTTCTGTGCGAGCACGTCGCGGGCCATGCGCAGTGACTCGTCCAGCGACTGCGCCGTCTTCTCCGCGATGAGCTCGTTCAGGGCGTGGCTGAAGATGTTGTTCGATATCAGGATGATGGGCAGCGAGGGCAGTATCGCCACGAACACGAACGCGAGCGCGATCTTGAACCTGATTCCGGAGACGGGGGCCGCCGAGCGCTCGGACAGCCTGCGCCTGAAGGAGATGATGATGAAATACACGGCGACGATCGCGGGTACCGCCATCATGAGGAAGGGGTAGACGCTCTTTCCCTCTTCCGGGCCCGCCGCGTTTTTGGGAAAGAGACCCAGGATCAGGAGCGCGGCGAAAGCGAATATACCCAGCAGGAAAATCGCGTCCTCGAAACGCGGCCTCCCCCCGGCGCCCCCCTGGATGCCCTTCCCGAAATTCACCGCGTGCCCGTCCCCGCGCGCAGGGAAAAGACTTCCCCGGACGATCCCGCAAATCTTCGTCCCGCGCATGAACCGGATGATGTATTTTCCCTGGAGGTCATGTGGCCGATTCGCGAACCGGCAGCTCCTGTAAACGCTTTCACGTCGCCGCGGGGGCCGACCCTAGTAGTCGAGCTTGGGCCCGTATTCCCAGCCGGTATCGAAGTTCCAGAATCCCACCATGTATTTGAAGATGAGACTCATGGGGAAATAAAGCTCGACAGACGTGAGCTCGGCGCGCGCCCGTATCGCGTAACCCTGGCTCTTTATCATGCTTATGTCCACGACGTCGTAATCCTTCACCGAGAAGAAATACTCGATCATTGCGTTTTCGCTCTGGAACGACACCGATTTGCGCCCCTCGACGACCACGAAGGATTTTGTCCAGAAATCGTATTTCACCGTGCGGCGGATGATCCTGTCGAAATCCACCTTGTTCCCCAGCAGGAAGAAGGCCGCGGGCCGATACACCTGTATCTCGAACATGAGCTTGACCTCGATTCCCCTCTTGATGGCCTCGACGATATCCTGGCCCTGGTAGGATCCGACCATGAGGTTCACACGAAGCTTTTCGTCCGATACCTCGACCGCGCCGAACTGTATCTCACTCGCCGCGAGCGCGGCAGGTGCGAGGAGGACGGATATCATAGCGAGGGAGAAAAGCGGTTTCCGGATCATGTCCATTAATACGCGCTGTAGAGGGGACTGGTCACGCCGACGTTCAACCCGCCGGGTTTCACGTCGAACGAAAAGCGCACCTTGTTCTGCGATTTCCAGTAGGGGAAATATATTTCACGGTTGTAGGTTTCCGCGGAGCCCACCGCGTTCAGCACGCAGGCGACGCGCAACACCAGGAAGGAGAAGGCGTACGCGATGATGATTGTCTTGTCCTGCGCCTCCATGTTCTTCCACACCACCACATCGTTTTTATTCTGTGTGTACTTGTCCGAATAATAACTTATAAGGTAGATCAACAGGCCTTTCTGGATGAGGTCGGCCATGAGGAAGAATGAGCCCTGTGCGTAATCCTGCGTGTAAAACTGGCCCAGTCCGGGCCAGGACCACGAGAGAAGTCCCGCGACGAAGGGCTCCTTGCGCTCCGGGAAATCGAACGAATAAGCACTCATGGTGCCCGCATCGGGCTCGGCGGCGGAGAGGTCCGCCGGGACGGCGGCGAGTGCGCTATTAAAAACAAAGGCCAGCGCGAGGCACGATCCGAGTATGCGTTTCATCTTATAGCGCCCGCTCCACACCTAAAAATAGCGATTTGCCGTCGGAGCCGAAATCGAGCTTCGGGTAAATTTCACGGTACTGGATACGCGATTTTTCAAGCCTCGTATTGTAGCCCCGCGCCGACATGACCGCGTCGTACATGTTGTAGAGGTGCAATCCTACCGCGATACCGATCAGGCCAAAGAACACGTTGCGCCGCGAGGTTTCGACCACGCCCAGATCGGTCCTCTTCGCGTCGACCCTGAGGTTGAAGCCGGAGCCCGTCCCTGCGGCGAAGTCGATATTCAGGTAGTAGAAGATCGCGCCGAACACGAGCGTGTATTCGGTCACGAGGAAAATCGTCCCCTTCGTGTATTCGGCGGAATAGTACTGGCCCAGGCCCGGCATGTACCATGAGAGCATTCCCGCGAAGATGGGATCCAGCTTCTTGGAAAAGAGGATCGAATCGTATTCGAGCCCTTCGATCGAGGGTTTCTTCTCTCCGCCGGGAGCGGCGACCTGGGCATTGGCGTTCACGGCCGACATGATGAAAATGGACAGGATAAGCGCGCACGCCGCAACCACCCTCGCGGCGGGGGCGAGGGACCGGGTTCCGCACGAGGCGGCGGGTTTGTCAGTTCTTGAAATCATTTTCAATCAATGCGACAAGGCTTGCGACCGCGTCCGCCTCGCTCTGCCCGGCGGCGCGTACGATGAGCTTCGTACCCGAAGTGATTGCCAGTCCCAGGACGGACATGATAGATTTCCCGTTGGCCTCGATTTCATCCTTTACGATAAAGACCTCGCAGGGAAACTTCATCGCCTCGCGAACGAACATCATCGCGGGGCGGGCGTGTACGCCTGCGTCGCTCTTTACCACCACCTCTTTCTCAGTCATGCCGCTTCCTGCCTTCCATCATCATCCAGTGCTGTATGCGGTTGTCAAGCTCTCTTGCCGAGTAGACGCCCATTTTTTTTAGCCTCTGGTTCAGGGCGGCGGTTTCGATAATAATCGGTATGTTTCGGCCGGGACGGACCGGTACGGTAATGAACGGGACGTCCAGGTCCAGGATGGGATACTTGCTCTCGTCAATGCCCAGCCTGTCATACTCCTTTCCGCTCGCCCATTCCTCCAGCAGCACCGCAAGCTCGATACGCTTGCGGTTCCGCACCGAACGTATACCGAACACGTCCTTGACGTTGATGATCCCGAGCCCCCGGATCTCCATGTGGTGGCGGATCACCTCCGATCCGTACCCCATGAGGAGGGACTCGTCGATCTTGCGGATTTCGACGATATCGTCGGCAACCAGCCGGTGACCCCGCTCCACGAGCTCCAGCGCGCACTCGCTCTTGCCCACCCCGCTCTTTCCCATGAGAAGCACGCCCACGCCGAATACGTCCACGAGCGTTCCATGGATGACCACCAGGGGCGAGAAAATTTCCTCCATTACGTGGGTAAGGAGGCTGATAAACCTCGTCGTTCGATGGGTCGTCACGAAGGTGGGAACCTTGTGCTGGTTCGCAAGCTCCAGGAAAAACTCGTCGGGATGCTCGTTGTGCGTGAAAATGCAGCAGAGCACGTGGTAGGAGAAGAAGCGTTCGTATATCTCCCGCTTCCTGTCGGGCCCCAACTGG from Spirochaetota bacterium encodes:
- a CDS encoding HAMP domain-containing protein, which encodes MRGTKICGIVRGSLFPARGDGHAVNFGKGIQGGAGGRPRFEDAIFLLGIFAFAALLILGLFPKNAAGPEEGKSVYPFLMMAVPAIVAVYFIIISFRRRLSERSAAPVSGIRFKIALAFVFVAILPSLPIILISNNIFSHALNELIAEKTAQSLDESLRMARDVLAQKNADMQAEIATLEHVMAAGMLPSAAQGSRDAIDGMFAIRGYDVGYFKILEAGDLGNIVSDTGSMKHADISDSVLKLLRAVRVDQGRKVYSISVGAQSVLLGMLVRGQHVIALACVIPADVYARISLFEESVGRYAQSEYLKPYFETGVGVFLLVLSIVIILLSIGVSLVLSRNITRPVLALEEAARAVASGRFDIELRRDSQDELSLLFDSFNKMVRQLEESRTVMFHTQKLEAWRDMARKLVHEIKNPLTPIRLSAERIQKRYSENHPEIGSIVMTGTDTIIEEVKVLMNMLSEFTRFARLPEINPVLEDLNPAVEACINFFHGSEGVRFHLDLAQGIPRLLLDKGLIRQALTNVVQNSIDALGGTGNVYIRTWREDGPAGARAFVSVRDDGPGIKPGDLEKIFEPTFSTKAHGTGLGLTIVEKIILEHRGKVTCRSKTGAGTEFVFELPIP
- a CDS encoding DUF4390 domain-containing protein — translated: MDMIRKPLFSLAMISVLLAPAALAASEIQFGAVEVSDEKLRVNLMVGSYQGQDIVEAIKRGIEVKLMFEIQVYRPAAFFLLGNKVDFDRIIRRTVKYDFWTKSFVVVEGRKSVSFQSENAMIEYFFSVKDYDVVDISMIKSQGYAIRARAELTSVELYFPMSLIFKYMVGFWNFDTGWEYGPKLDY
- a CDS encoding HPr family phosphocarrier protein; protein product: MTEKEVVVKSDAGVHARPAMMFVREAMKFPCEVFIVKDEIEANGKSIMSVLGLAITSGTKLIVRAAGQSEADAVASLVALIENDFKN
- a CDS encoding HPr kinase/phosphorylase, with translation MEKRTIYIRDLRDNESKIDLHLVLVAGKDGLDKEIHMGDINRPGLGLAGFFDFFAYDRVQIFGLGETAFMRQLGPDRKREIYERFFSYHVLCCIFTHNEHPDEFFLELANQHKVPTFVTTHRTTRFISLLTHVMEEIFSPLVVIHGTLVDVFGVGVLLMGKSGVGKSECALELVERGHRLVADDIVEIRKIDESLLMGYGSEVIRHHMEIRGLGIINVKDVFGIRSVRNRKRIELAVLLEEWASGKEYDRLGIDESKYPILDLDVPFITVPVRPGRNIPIIIETAALNQRLKKMGVYSARELDNRIQHWMMMEGRKRHD